ACCGGGGGGCACGTGTTCCAGATGCATTTCACGAGTTCGCAGCAGATACATGAAGCAGGATTTTTAGGCCAAACTACCGGAGATTGGAGTAAAGGCGATATCTTTTTCGGGTTTAACCTTTCCAGGGTTTTCTAAAAACTATGTCACTAAATAAAAAAGCCGCTCCATTACAGGGCGGCTTTTTCTTTGGTTGTTTATTAATTAACTACGATTTTACGAATTTGTGTGTATAAAGGTTTCCATTGATATCAAGGATTTTCATGATATAAGTCCCGGCGGAAAGCGTGTTTACAGGAACAGTACTGTTGATCGATTCTTTCCTTAAGACCTGTTTTCCGCTAAGATCAAATATTTCAACCTTAATGATGGCAGCATTCGACTTTGATTTGATATTGATGATGTCATTCGCAGGATTCGGATAAATAATAAAAGCATCGCTTCCTGTTTCGGTAACGGTCAATGGGAAAGCGCCTTCGGTTATGGCCATCCTGCTGTCAATTGAAGGGTTGTTGATGACATCAATGGTGCCGCTTGGCCACCTGATGACAAGTTTGTCAATGGCAGTAGCGCTTCCGATACCGAAATGCGCATTCAGGGAATTCATATACCTGAAACCTTCTCCTGCCCTGATATCCCTGATTTGTTTGCCCCAGGCTCCATAAATTTCAACCCTGGCTGCAATACCATTAGCATTACTTGTCGTTCCGTGCAATCCTACAGTCAGGTAATGATTACCGTTCGGGACTGCGAAGCGGATGGTATTATTATTCTGGATGTCAAGGAACCCGTCATTATTCAGGTCGCCGATAGCGCCATGTTCCAGATTGGTGTACACTGTAGGCAGGAAGGACATGTCGTGCTGGTTGAACATAATGTTGTTGCCGGCACCCATGATGTCCAGCCATCCGTCATTGTCAAAATCGTAGGCAACATAATCCTGGTTGTAATCGTTATAAGAATCCCAGCCAGATCCGGCACTTACATTGGTAAAAGCTTCTTCAGTGTCATTGGTCGTGTCAAGTTCATTCCTGAAAAGCCTGGCGTTTACACCTCCGTTCTTTCCAACGAGTATGTCCATATCGCCATCATTATCGAAGTCACCAACTGCTGAAGACCAGCTCGTCACCGGCTGATAGCTGATGCCTGCCTGAACGGATACATCGGTAAAGACCCCGTTGTCATTCCGGTGCAATTCACATGGAGGGCCGGAACATTTTGAGACGAACATATCCACGTCGCCATCATTGTCATAATCGGTCCAGATGGATGCATAGTTTCCGCCACTCATGATTATCCCGAGATTCAGGGCGCCAGGTGTAATCCCGGATTGATAATAGGTCATATTGGCATTTCCGTCATTGATGTAATATACGTTCGGGTCGATATCGTGGCACGAAAATGCATCGAGGTTACCGTCATTGTTAATGTCTACAAAGTTCGTCCTTTGGCAGAAAATATAATCTCCGGGAGTGTTGCTGGTATAACCTGTCCCTGTTCCGTTTGATTTCCAGAAGGTAAGCCCATTACTGCTTCCCAGCAACAAATCGTTATAACCATCTTTGTTTAAATCACCCGCTGCCATACTCCAGCCAGGCATAAAACTGTTTCCGGTAACGGTATAGGAAACCGGAGTGAAAGTCCCGTCCGCATTTTGATAATGGGTTTTCAGGGTGTTGGTGCTTACGCCTACGATATCGTCAAGGAAATCGCCATTCATATCCGCAACACATATGTTGTAGGTACTGTTAATCGAGGTAATAGTTTGTGAAGTGAAATTTACCGGTACGATGATTTGGGATTCAGTAATTTCGAAATCAAAGCCATCCGCACTCCACTTGTTATCCCAGGCGATATAATAGGTAACACCACCGATGACGTCAAATGTCTTTTTTGCCAGATTGGAAAGCGTATTTCCCGAATTACAGGCGATTGTCCCTGAGTTGTCATCACTGGAAACACAGGTAAGGGTTCCTGTACAGGAGCCCGTATACACACTGAAGTTAGTATCTTTACAGATGTTCTGTGCCAAATCCGATGAAATGGTCACATGCAGGTCCTGAGCCGGAACATAAGCATACCATTTACCCATCGAAGCGGTGGAACACGAAGTACTGATATTGGTGCCATTTATTGCATTTACCGTAGTAATTCCGGCAGTTACGGGTATCGCACCGGTACAAGGTGTAGGCGACTCAATGATTTGGAAATCGAAACCATCGGCGCTCCATTTGTTGTCCCAGGCAATGTAATAAGTCGTTCCTGCAGTCACATTGAATGATTTTGCAGAAAGGTTCGAAAGTGTATTTCCGGAATTACAGGCAATGGTTCCGGAATTATCATCGCTCGTTACACATGTCAGCAGTCCGGAGCATGACCCTTTGTAAACATTGAAATTGGTATCCTTACAGATATTTTGTGGCAAATCAGAAGTAATAGTCAGGAAATAATCCTGAGCCGGTGTATAGGCATACCATTTTGCCATAGCTGCTGTAGAACAGGTGGTGGTCATGTTTGTGCTGTTGATGGCATCCACCGTAATAGTACCTGCAGTAGCCGGAATGGCACTGGAACATGGTGTCGGAGATTCAATAAGCTTGAAATCAAAGCCATCAGCCCCTCCACGGTTGTCCCAGGCTATATAATAAATCGTACCGGCGGTGACATTAAATGATTTTACAGAAAGATTGGACAAAGTATTTCCCGAATTACAGGCGATATTTCCAGAGTTATCATCGCTGGTTACGCAAGTCAGCCCGTTGAGGCATGATCCTTTGTAAACGGCGAAAAAAGTGTTCTTGCAGATGTTCTGAGGCAAATCCGAAGTAATGGTGAGAAAATAATCCTGCGTAGGAATATAAGTGTACCATTTTGCCAACGAAGCCGATGAACAGGAAGTAGTAATGTTGGTGCCATCAATTGCATTTACGGTTATTGTCCCGGCAGTTATCTGGGTTGCAGCATAGCAAGGACTCGGCGTAAACGGTGCTTCGATCAATTGAAAATCGAATCCATTGGTGTTGTACCGGTTGTCCCAGGCGATGTAATAAGTTACACCGGCCAGGGCTTCGAAAGTCTTTTTGGATAAATAACTCTGGCCGCTGTTTGGTTGTGTGTTGCATACAAGGGTTCCTGAATCATCGTCTTCAGTGTAACAGCTCAATCCGTTACATGTTCCGGAGTACACACTGAAATTCGTATCTCCGCATATATTTTGCGGCAAATCAGAAGTGACAGTTACGGTGTAGTTGGCAGTCGGCGTATAAGCATACCATTCGGCCAGTGTTCCGTTAGAGCACAATGAGGTAACATTGGCACCATCTATACCTGTTACGGTGTACGTACCGGCGGTAATGGGCAGTGCATTGGCACAACTGTCCTGAGCGTAAGCGCCCTGAAGGCCAAACAAGGCCGCTAGCACCAAAAGCTTACAGGAAATACCGAAAGCTGATAATTTCCTTTTCGTGTAGTGTTTTAAATTCATACGGTTTAATTTAGGTTGATTGAAGAAATTAAAAATATAAGCCGTCCACAATGGGACGGCTTTCAGTTTTTAGAATTTTACAAATTTATGTGTGTATTGCTGTCCGTTTACATCAAGCACCTTCATGATGTAAGTCCCTGCGGCAAGTGTATTCACCGAAATGGCATTGTTTACAGATTCTTTCCTAAGTACCATTTTTCCTGTCAAATCATATATTTCGGCTTTGATGATCGCTGCGCTTGATTTGGATTTGATGTTGATGATGTCGTATGCCGGATTCGGGTAAATCATAAAGGCATCGTTCCCTGCTTCTGTAATTGCTAAAGGGAATGCCCCTTCATTTATAGTAACCATGGCATCGATGGCAGGATTATTGATTACATCAACGGTGCCGCTTGGCCATATAACAACCAATTTATCGATTGCCGTTGCACTTCCGATACCGAAATGGGCGTTCAGGGAATTCATAAATTCAAATCCTTCTCCAGCCCTGATGTCCCTGATTTGTTTGCCCCACACGCCATAAATTTCAACCCTGGCAGCGATACCGTTGCTGTTGCTTTCCTGCCCGCGTAGTCCTACCTTAATCCAGTGGTTTCCGTTTGGTACGCCATAACGGATGGTATTTCCGTTCTGGATGTCCAGAAATCCGTCATTGTTCAGGTCACCGATTGGTCCCGGATTCAAGGAATTATAATAAGTCGGAAGGAAAGACATATCGTGTTGGTTGAACATGATTTTTCCACCGGTCCCGAAAATATCCAGCCATCCGTCATTATCAAAATCATAGGTTACATAATCGGTGTTGTTGGTGGTATCTGTATCCCAACCGGAACCCGCAGTGACGTTAGCGAAAGGTTCTTCGGTATTATTTGTTTTATCTAAATCGTTCCTGTAGAGCCTTGCCTGCACACCGCCGTTTTTGCCAATCAGAATATCGATGTCGCCATCATTGTCATAGTCACCCAGTGCTGATGACCAGCTTGTTACTGGCTGATAGCTGATGCCTGCCTGTACGGAAACATCGGTAAAGACACCATTTCCATCGTTTCGGTGTAATTCACATGGTGGTCCTGAGCATTTTGAGATAAAAAGATCCACGTCTCCGTCGTTGTCATAATCTGTCCATAAAGAAGCATAATTTCCGCCGGTTGTTGTGAGTCCTAAATTGTATGCCCCGGGAGTTGTACCTGATTGATAATAAGTCATATTTGCATTGCCGTCATTCATATAATATACATTACGCTGTACATCGTGGCAGGAAAAGGCATCGAGGTTGCCGTCATTGTCGATGTCGACGAAATTAGTCCTTTGGCAGAAAATATATTGTCCCGGCGTATCGCTGGTATATGCTGTTCCGGTGTCATTTGATTCCCAGAAAGTAAGTCCGTCAATCCCACCCAGCAGCAAATCGTTGTAGCCATCCTTATTCAAATCACCTGCAGCCATACTCCATGAAGGCTGGTTAGTGCTTCCGGGAACTGAAAAAGTCGCCAGCGTGAACGTGCCATCCGCATTTTGGTAATTTGTCCTGAGCATATTGGTACTTACGCCTACGATATCGTCAAGGAAATCGCCATTCATATCGGCAACGCAAATATTATAGGAGCTGTTGATTGTAGCAATGGTCTGGGATGTGAAATTGACAGGGACAACAATTTCTGCTTCTGAAATCTGGAAATCGAAACCAGCTGTACTCCATTTATTATCCCACGCGATATAATAAGTGACGCCACCTACGACATCAAACGTTTTTTTAGAAAGATTGGAAAGCGTATTTCCCGAATCACAGGCAATTACTCCTGAATTGTCGTCGCTGGTCACACAGGTAAGTGTTGTAGAACAACTTCCCTTGTATACGTTGAAATTGGTGTCTTTGCAGATATTTTGCTGCAAATCCGAACTGATTGTTACATGATAATCCTGTGACGGCACGTATTTGTACCATTTTCCCAGAGTAGCTGTCGAACAGCTTGTGGTCATATTGGTGCTGTCGATGGCATCAACAGTGTAGGTTCCGGCCGTGACCGGGATAGCGCTGGAACACGGAGTAGGTGATTCGATGATCTGGAAGTCAAAACCGTCGTTACCGCCTCTGTTGTCCCATGCAATATAATAAAGGGTCCCGGCAGTAACGTTAAATGATTTCATCGAAAGGTTTGAAAGCGTATTCCCTGAATTACAGGCAATATTTCCGGAATTGTCATCGCTTGTGACGCAAGTCAGTCCGCCCGAGCAGGAGCCTTTATAAACGGCGAAAAAGGTGTTCTTGCAAATGTTCTGCGGTAAATCGGAAGTGATTGTCAGAAAATAATCCTGTGTTGGGGTGTAGGCGTACCAGTTTGCCATAGAAGCGGTGGAACAGGAAGTGTTTACATTCGAACCGTTGATTGCCGTGACCGTAGTAGTACCTGCAGTTACAGGGACGGCGGTGTAGCACGGACTTGGTATAAATGGCGCTTCGGTGAGCTCAAAATCAAGACCATTGGTGTTGTATTTGTTATCCCAGGCGATGTAATAAGTGACACCCGCCATGACATCGAATGTCTTTTTGGAAAGATATGATGAATTCGGTGGAAGGTTGCAGGGCAGCACCCCCGAATCATCATCCTTGGTATAGCAGTTCAATCCGCCGCAGGTTCCCGTATAAACACTGAAATTCGTGTCTCCGCATATATTTTGTGGTAAATCAGAAGAAACGGTAACGCTGTAATTGGCAGTCGGGGTATAAGCAAACCATTCCGCCTGTGAGGCATTGGAGCAGGTTGTACCGATAATGTTAACGCCGTTAATGGCATCGATTGTGTAAAATCCCGCAGTAATGGGAAGTGCAGTGGCACAACTGTTTTGTGCGTAAGAATGCTGGATAAATAAAAAGGCAGTGATGGCCAGCATTTTTAAGGAAATGTCAAAACCTGAGGGTTTCCTTTTGGAACAATTTTTTTTCATATGATTTAGTTTTGGTGGTTTATTGCTGTTGTTTCCACCTCACTTTCCAATCATAAGGTGGATCAAATCATAAGGCTGTCGCTGTTTGATTTGTCAAAAAGATTGTCTGGCATAGAATTTTAGGAAGCGGCTTGTATGTTGAATAAGCAATACAAGCCGCTTTTTGGCTTTTGTTATAA
This genomic stretch from Flavobacterium pallidum harbors:
- a CDS encoding FG-GAP-like repeat-containing protein yields the protein MNLKHYTKRKLSAFGISCKLLVLAALFGLQGAYAQDSCANALPITAGTYTVTGIDGANVTSLCSNGTLAEWYAYTPTANYTVTVTSDLPQNICGDTNFSVYSGTCNGLSCYTEDDDSGTLVCNTQPNSGQSYLSKKTFEALAGVTYYIAWDNRYNTNGFDFQLIEAPFTPSPCYAATQITAGTITVNAIDGTNITTSCSSASLAKWYTYIPTQDYFLTITSDLPQNICKNTFFAVYKGSCLNGLTCVTSDDNSGNIACNSGNTLSNLSVKSFNVTAGTIYYIAWDNRGGADGFDFKLIESPTPCSSAIPATAGTITVDAINSTNMTTTCSTAAMAKWYAYTPAQDYFLTITSDLPQNICKDTNFNVYKGSCSGLLTCVTSDDNSGTIACNSGNTLSNLSAKSFNVTAGTTYYIAWDNKWSADGFDFQIIESPTPCTGAIPVTAGITTVNAINGTNISTSCSTASMGKWYAYVPAQDLHVTISSDLAQNICKDTNFSVYTGSCTGTLTCVSSDDNSGTIACNSGNTLSNLAKKTFDVIGGVTYYIAWDNKWSADGFDFEITESQIIVPVNFTSQTITSINSTYNICVADMNGDFLDDIVGVSTNTLKTHYQNADGTFTPVSYTVTGNSFMPGWSMAAGDLNKDGYNDLLLGSSNGLTFWKSNGTGTGYTSNTPGDYIFCQRTNFVDINNDGNLDAFSCHDIDPNVYYINDGNANMTYYQSGITPGALNLGIIMSGGNYASIWTDYDNDGDVDMFVSKCSGPPCELHRNDNGVFTDVSVQAGISYQPVTSWSSAVGDFDNDGDMDILVGKNGGVNARLFRNELDTTNDTEEAFTNVSAGSGWDSYNDYNQDYVAYDFDNDGWLDIMGAGNNIMFNQHDMSFLPTVYTNLEHGAIGDLNNDGFLDIQNNNTIRFAVPNGNHYLTVGLHGTTSNANGIAARVEIYGAWGKQIRDIRAGEGFRYMNSLNAHFGIGSATAIDKLVIRWPSGTIDVINNPSIDSRMAITEGAFPLTVTETGSDAFIIYPNPANDIINIKSKSNAAIIKVEIFDLSGKQVLRKESINSTVPVNTLSAGTYIMKILDINGNLYTHKFVKS
- a CDS encoding FG-GAP-like repeat-containing protein, with the protein product MKKNCSKRKPSGFDISLKMLAITAFLFIQHSYAQNSCATALPITAGFYTIDAINGVNIIGTTCSNASQAEWFAYTPTANYSVTVSSDLPQNICGDTNFSVYTGTCGGLNCYTKDDDSGVLPCNLPPNSSYLSKKTFDVMAGVTYYIAWDNKYNTNGLDFELTEAPFIPSPCYTAVPVTAGTTTVTAINGSNVNTSCSTASMANWYAYTPTQDYFLTITSDLPQNICKNTFFAVYKGSCSGGLTCVTSDDNSGNIACNSGNTLSNLSMKSFNVTAGTLYYIAWDNRGGNDGFDFQIIESPTPCSSAIPVTAGTYTVDAIDSTNMTTSCSTATLGKWYKYVPSQDYHVTISSDLQQNICKDTNFNVYKGSCSTTLTCVTSDDNSGVIACDSGNTLSNLSKKTFDVVGGVTYYIAWDNKWSTAGFDFQISEAEIVVPVNFTSQTIATINSSYNICVADMNGDFLDDIVGVSTNMLRTNYQNADGTFTLATFSVPGSTNQPSWSMAAGDLNKDGYNDLLLGGIDGLTFWESNDTGTAYTSDTPGQYIFCQRTNFVDIDNDGNLDAFSCHDVQRNVYYMNDGNANMTYYQSGTTPGAYNLGLTTTGGNYASLWTDYDNDGDVDLFISKCSGPPCELHRNDGNGVFTDVSVQAGISYQPVTSWSSALGDYDNDGDIDILIGKNGGVQARLYRNDLDKTNNTEEPFANVTAGSGWDTDTTNNTDYVTYDFDNDGWLDIFGTGGKIMFNQHDMSFLPTYYNSLNPGPIGDLNNDGFLDIQNGNTIRYGVPNGNHWIKVGLRGQESNSNGIAARVEIYGVWGKQIRDIRAGEGFEFMNSLNAHFGIGSATAIDKLVVIWPSGTVDVINNPAIDAMVTINEGAFPLAITEAGNDAFMIYPNPAYDIINIKSKSSAAIIKAEIYDLTGKMVLRKESVNNAISVNTLAAGTYIMKVLDVNGQQYTHKFVKF